The proteins below come from a single Malus domestica chromosome 03, GDT2T_hap1 genomic window:
- the LOC103421430 gene encoding protein SOSEKI 5, protein MAVTSSGRPSHLQIPSKWRDSETSPDRISPAQTGPNLPFTPRKVPVVYYLSMNGQLEHPHFMEVPLSSPRGLFLRDVINRLNLLRGKGMALMYSWSSKRSYRTGFVWHDLTENDLIYPSHGHEYVLKGSELLDPPLNHLALETASSRSLRPPPEALKSGDDFDSPVISRRRNQSWSSIDLNEYKVYKTESVGESTGKAAADASTQTDDKRHQRRFREEHDEKGQGQGQSQREVIQIQSHGTELGRDEISPPPSDSSPETLESLMKADGRLVLCANGVSKEPVNRTAEVCPAGKLKASTVLMQLISCGSTSFRDCGSTAVREQGLSLVGHYKPRLSRGVAENHAGTETVISKLAGVKMEDKEYFSGSLIETNKEAAPSLKRSSSYNADRSAQLQLEETEKDGVRGKCIPRRPKGILTKKEIDHIASSSDGGSSTSRNSHVGGSKRLEVRQ, encoded by the exons ATGGCTGTCACTTCCAGCGGCAGACCCTCCCACCTCCAAATCCCCAGTAAATGGCGGGACTCGGAAACCAGCCCCGACCGGATTAGTCCTGCCCAGACGGGTCCCAATCTCCCTTTCACTCCCAGAAAAGTCCCTGTCGTTTACTACCTCTCCATGAACGGCCAGCTCGAGCACCCTCACTTCATGGAAgtccctctctcctctccccgTGGCCTCTTTCTCAGAG ATGTTATCAACCGGTTAAACTTGCTACGTGGCAAAGGCATGGCTTTGATGTACTCCTGGTCTTCTAAACG GAGCTACAGAACCGGCTTCGTTTGGCACGATTTGACGGAGAACGACTTGATATACCCGTCGCACGGCCACGAGTACGTGCTCAAGGGGTCGGAGCTTCTTGACCCGCCGCTGAACCACCTGGCTCTCGAGACAGCGTCGTCGAGGTCCCTGAGACCGCCGCCGGAGGCGCTGAAGTCCGGCGACGATTTCGACTCTCCTGTGATTTCGCGCCGGCGAAACCAATCGTGGAGCTCGATCGACTTGAACGAGTACAAAGTGTACAAGACCGAGTCGGTCGGCGAGTCCACCGGTAAAGCCGCCGCCGACGCGTCGACTCAGACCGACGACAAACGGCACCAACGACGCTTTCGAGAGGAGCACGACGAAAAAGGTCAAGGTCAAGGTCAAAGCCAACGGGAGGTGATTCAGATTCAGAGCCACGGTACGGAGCTGGGCCGGGATGAAATTTCGCCTCCGCCGTCGGATTCGAGCCCCGAAACTCTCGAGTCACTAATGAAAGCGGACGGACGGCTGGTGCTCTGCGCGAACGGGGTGAGCAAGGAGCCTGTGAACCGGACGGCTGAGGTCTGTCCAGCTGGCAAGTTAAAAGCGTCGACGGTCCTGATGCAGTTGATCTCGTGCGGCTCGACCTCGTTCAGAGACTGCGGGTCCACGGCGGTGAGGGAGCAGGGGCTCTCGCTGGTTGGGCATTACAAGCCTAGGCTGAGTCGTGGCGTTGCCGAAAATCATGCTGGGACCGAGACGGTAATTTCGAAACTTGCGGGGGTAAAGATGGAAGATAAGGAGTATTTTAGCGGGAGCTTAATTGAGACCAACAAAGAGGCGGCTCCGTCTTTGAAGAGGTCGTCTTCTTACAATGCAGATCG GAGTGCACAGTTGCAGTTGGAGGAAACAGAGAAAGATGGAGTGAGAGGAAAATGCATTCCCAGGAGACCCAAAGGGATACTCACCAAGAAAGAGATCGATCACATCGCCTCTAGTAGTGATGGCGGTAGTAGTACTAGTAGAAATAGCCATGTAGGAGGGAGCAAACGACTCGAAGTTCGTCAATAA
- the LOC103421497 gene encoding transcription factor MYB48 isoform X2: protein MGFHSQSFRFEGGGRQVIGLKRTGKSCRLRWVNYLHPGLKRGKMTPQEERLVLELHTKWGNRWSRIARKLPGRTDNEIKNYWRTHMRKKAQEKKRAVSPSSSSSNCSSSSNITTAEGGASFYDTGGKETKALSGGKKTGGGDDAKENEKREQGEYSLDDIWKDINLPEVNIIEPVYDGNLSSCPLMASPTPWEYCSDLLWKMDEEEESKNMFLPTPSGDHQFLSCYEYGKASLTG, encoded by the exons ATGGGATTTCATAGCCAAAGTTTCAGGTTTGAAGGTGGCGGGAGACAAGTAATAG GTTTGAAAAGAACTGGTAAGAGTTGCAGGTTGAGATGGGTTAATTACTTGCATCCTGGCCTCAAAAGAGGAAAGATGACTCCTCAAGAAGAGCGCCTTGTGCTTGAGCTTCACACCAAATGGGGAAATAG GTGGTCACGAATTGCTAGAAAATTACCTGGGAGGACAGACAATGAGATCAAGAACTACTGGAGGACTCATATGAGGAAGAAGGCGCAAGAGAAAAAGAGGGCAGTGTCTccctcatcatcttcttccaatTGTTCCTCCTCATCAAACATCACCACAGCTGAAGGAGGGGCAAGCTTCTACGACACCGGTGGGAAGGAAACCAAAGCATTATCAGGAGGAAAGAAAACTGGAGGAGGAGACGACGCGAAAGAAAACGAGAAAAGGGAGCAAGGGGAGTACTCACTAGACGATATATGGAAGGACATCAATCTGCCAGAAGTGAACATTATTGAACCAGTTTATGATGGCAACCTTTCTTCTTGTCCTCTAATGGCTTCTCCAACGCCGTGGGAATACTGTTCCGACTTGCTTTGGAAAatggatgaagaagaagagagtaAGAATATGTTTCTTCCTACACCAAGTGGTGATCACCAATTTCTGTCATGCTATGAATATGGAAAAGCATCTCTAACTGGCTGA
- the LOC103421497 gene encoding transcription factor MYB59 isoform X1 translates to MKMVQDQEQIRKGPWTEQEDFQLVCFVGLFGDRRWDFIAKVSGLKRTGKSCRLRWVNYLHPGLKRGKMTPQEERLVLELHTKWGNRWSRIARKLPGRTDNEIKNYWRTHMRKKAQEKKRAVSPSSSSSNCSSSSNITTAEGGASFYDTGGKETKALSGGKKTGGGDDAKENEKREQGEYSLDDIWKDINLPEVNIIEPVYDGNLSSCPLMASPTPWEYCSDLLWKMDEEEESKNMFLPTPSGDHQFLSCYEYGKASLTG, encoded by the exons ATGAAAATGGTGCAAGATCAAGAACAAATCAGAAAGGGGCCATGGACTGAGCAAGAGGACTTCCAGCTGGTCTGCTTTGTGGGCCTGTTTGGAGACAGGCGATGGGATTTCATAGCCAAAGTTTCAG GTTTGAAAAGAACTGGTAAGAGTTGCAGGTTGAGATGGGTTAATTACTTGCATCCTGGCCTCAAAAGAGGAAAGATGACTCCTCAAGAAGAGCGCCTTGTGCTTGAGCTTCACACCAAATGGGGAAATAG GTGGTCACGAATTGCTAGAAAATTACCTGGGAGGACAGACAATGAGATCAAGAACTACTGGAGGACTCATATGAGGAAGAAGGCGCAAGAGAAAAAGAGGGCAGTGTCTccctcatcatcttcttccaatTGTTCCTCCTCATCAAACATCACCACAGCTGAAGGAGGGGCAAGCTTCTACGACACCGGTGGGAAGGAAACCAAAGCATTATCAGGAGGAAAGAAAACTGGAGGAGGAGACGACGCGAAAGAAAACGAGAAAAGGGAGCAAGGGGAGTACTCACTAGACGATATATGGAAGGACATCAATCTGCCAGAAGTGAACATTATTGAACCAGTTTATGATGGCAACCTTTCTTCTTGTCCTCTAATGGCTTCTCCAACGCCGTGGGAATACTGTTCCGACTTGCTTTGGAAAatggatgaagaagaagagagtaAGAATATGTTTCTTCCTACACCAAGTGGTGATCACCAATTTCTGTCATGCTATGAATATGGAAAAGCATCTCTAACTGGCTGA